Proteins from a single region of Pyrus communis chromosome 6, drPyrComm1.1, whole genome shotgun sequence:
- the LOC137736342 gene encoding uncharacterized mitochondrial protein AtMg00810-like: MDVKNVFLHGELEEEVYMRLPPGHEREKEQGIACKLHKAIYGLKQSPRAWYSKLSSVLMSSGFKRSNADSSMFTRIGTHGRLVVLVYVDDLIVTGDNPEEITALKATLHSTFKIKDLGRLRYFLGIEMDQSQTGLFLNQQKYVLDLLEEANMMHCKPAKTPLPTNFKDETSGIQLENASEYQRLVGKLIYLTITRPDIAYAVSFVSQFMHSPSSHHLQLVKRILRYLKSSISTGIFIQNNGHFTIEGYTDSDWAGNVLDRKSTTGYCTLVGGNLVTWKSKKQSVVAWSSAEAEYRAMASTACELIWLKRLLRDLEIISSKPILLHYDNQAAMHIAANPVFHERTKHIEVDCHFIRNQVQSKLLQTVFVRSSDQLADVFTKLLPSAQLDRLLFKLGSRRTLDPA, from the coding sequence atggatgtaaaaaatgtCTTCCTACATGGAGAGTTAGAAGAAGAGGTATACATGCGACTACCACCTGGTCATGAACGAGAGAAGGAACAAGGAATAGCCTGCAAGCTTCACAAGGCTATTTACGGTCTCAAGCAATCTCCAAGGGCTTGGTACTCAAAACTTAGTTCTGTCCTTATGTCATCCGGCTTTAAACGAAGCAATGCAGATTCTTCAATGTTCACTAGGATTGGTACGCATGGAAGATTGGTGGTActtgtttatgttgatgatcttattGTCACGGGAGATAATCCAGAAGAAATAACTGCTCTCAAAGCCACATTACATTCAACCTTCAAAATCAAAGATCTTGGCAGACTTCGATACTTTCTTGGAATCGAAATGGATCAATCTCAAACTGGTTTGTTTCTAAATCAACAAAAGTACGTTCTAGATCTTTTAGAAGAAGCAAATATGATGCATTGCAAGCCTGCCAAAACACCACTACCAACAAATTTCAAGGATGAAACCTCAGGCATCCAGCTTGAAAATGCATCGGAGTATCAAAGGTTGGTAGGAAAACTTATCTATTTGACTATAACCCGACCTGACATTGCTTATGCTGTTAGCTTTGTCAGCCAGTTCATGCATTCTCCCTCATCTCATCATTTGCAACTAGTTAAAAGGATCCTTCGATACTTGAAAAGCTCAATATCTACTGGGATTTTCATACAAAACAACGGACACTTCACCATTGAAGGATACACAGACTCTGATTGGGCAGGCAATGTCCTTGATCGCAAATCCACAACTGGTTACTGCACTCTTGTTGGTGGTAACCTCGTTACGTGGAAGAGCAAAAAGCAATCTGTTGTAGCTTGGTCAAGCGCAGAAGCTGAGTACCGTGCAATGGCATCGACTGCATGCGAACTAATTTGGCTAAAGAGGTTGCTACGTGATCTTGAAATCATCTCCTCCAAACCAATTCTTCTTCACTATGACAATCAAGCAGCAATGCATATTGCTGCCAACCCCGTCTTCCATGAACGCACAAAGCACATCGAGGTTGACTGTCATTTCATTCGCAACCAAGTTCAGTCCAAGCTATTACAAACTGTATTTGTTCGTTCCAGTGATCAACTTGCCGATGTGTTCACCAAGCTTCTGCCTTCTGCACAACTTGATCGTCTTCTCTTCAAGCTTGGATCCAGAAGAACTctcgatccagcttga
- the LOC137736344 gene encoding uncharacterized protein — MDTNPIQRLSSVLLNEFNYLPWSRAISLALGGRGKLPFIQKDDIIPETTAPDYAAWVSQDQLIMSWLLNFMEPKMAEIFSYSVSSHQLWNSVRDMYGDLNNAARVFQLKKDLTELQQGNLSFVQHLGNLKAKWNELDLYRPHTTDTTILLKRAEEDKVFQLLASIGPDYEDLRSHLLMTPELPTLQMVCNVIQREEVRKKVMNADMVVGESNFRPSEARAFTFSRPYKGKRPDLKCSHCVKIGRTGIGHIKEKCWILYPELKPKFNDDGRAPRNQMKPAYTPRGNLVCDNVSNNVINSSSSLIALINEFANFLQQKQGATNHETPSAMLGKFAGFLEQSNSVSQNDMPGIIATISTALDLSSSCDFWIVDSGASDHMTNDASLLNDFQNFSTPSFVSVANGTKDQVSKETIGKGFFLNGLYYVKFSSSFPKSFYVNSSTGELSYEVFPTPLFLDDTRLSTPQNEAVEIEPAPESMEADNEEVILERREPQLEQPPPPRRNPSRNRQPPARLDDFEIYTPRHPIGQMVFHSKSSPSHAVFVTKLSQNSEPRSFEEAHQSPVWRQAMLEELKALDENQTWSIVSLPKGQRVVGARWIYKTKFHSDGNIERHKARLVARASHKPSE; from the exons ATGGATACCAATCCAATTCAACGTTTGAGCTCTGTGCTTCTAAACGAATTCAACTACCTGCCTTGGTCACGAGCTATTTCTCTCGCTCTTGGAGGACGTGGAAAGCTCCCATTCATTCAAAAGGATGACATCATCCCCGAAACAACTGCACCGGATTATGCAGCATGGGTATCCCAAGATCAACTTATCATGTCTTGGCTGTTAAACTTTATGGAACCAAAGATGGCTGAGATTTTCAGCTACTCAGTATCATCTCACCAACTTTGGAATTCCGTACGAGACATGTATGGAGATCTAAACAATGCTGCGCGAGTCTTTCAGCTGAAGAAAGATCTTACGGAATTACAACAGGGAAATCTCTCTTTTGTTCAACATCTTGGCAACTTGAAGGCCAAATGGAATGAATTGGATCTCTACAGACCTCATACCACGGACACAACCATTCTTTTAAAGCGTgctgaagaagacaaagtgTTCCAGTTGCTTGCCAGCATTGGACCAGATTATGAAGACCTTAGAAGCCATCTCTTAATGACACCTGAACTTCCCACTTTACAGATGGTCTGCAACGTTATTCAACGTGAAGAAGTAAGAAAGAAGGTCATGAACGCAGACATGGTCGTTGGAGAATCAAATTTTAGGCCATCAGAAGCAAGAGCCTTCACCTTCTCCAGACCATACAAGGGAAAACGACCAGACTTAAAGTGTTCTCACTGTGTGAAGATAGGTCGTACAGGTATTGGACACATAAAAGAGAAGTGCTGGATTCTTTATCCTGAACTTAAACCTAAGTTCAATGACGATGGAAGAGCACCAAGAAACCAAATGAAGCCTGCCTACACTCCTAGAGGAAATCTTGTTTGCGACAATGTCTCCAATAATGTGATAAACTCTTCCTCTAGTCTCATTGCTCTCATAAATGAATTCGCTAACTTCTTGCAACAGAAACAAGGAGCAACAAATCATGAAACTCCTTCAGCCATGCTCGGCAAGTTTGCTGGCTTCCTCGAACAATCAAACTCAGTGTCACAAAATGACATGCCAGGTATTATTGCAACTATCTCCACTGCTTTGGATCTTAGTAGTAGTTGTGATTTTTGGATAGTTGACTCAGGAGCTTCAGATCACATGACTAACGATGCATCTTTACTAAatgattttcaaaacttttccaCTCCTTCTTTTGTCTCCGTAGCTAATGGCACCAAA GACCAAGTTTCGAAGGAAACGATTGGTAAAGGGTTCTTCCTCAATGGACTGTACTATGTCAAattctcttcaagtttcccaaAAAGTTTCTACGTAAACTCAAGCACT GGGGAGCTCTCATATGAAGTGTTTCCTACCCCTCTCTTCCTTGATGATACAAGGCTGTCAACACCGCAAAATGAAGCTGTTGAGATAGAGCCAGCTCCTGAAAGTATGGAAGCAGATAATGAAGAAGTCATTCTCGAAAGGAGAGAGCCTCAACTTGAACAACCTCCTCCTCCACGAAGGAATCCTTCTCGAAACAGACAACCTCCAGCCAGGCTTGATGATTTTGAAATCTACACGCCTAGACATCCTATTGGACAAATGGTTTTTCATAGCAAGAGCTCTCCATCTCATGCTGTCTTTGTGACCAAGTTATCCCAAAATTCTGAGCCTCGATCCTTCGAAGAGGCACACCAATCTCCTGTATGGAGGCAAGCCATGCTTGAAGAACTGAAGGCACTTGATGAAAATCAAACTTGGAGCATTGTTTCTCTGCCAAAAGGTCAACGTGTGGTTGGGGCAAGATGGATTTATAAGACCAAATTTCACTCAGATGGAAACATAGAGCGGCACAAGGCAAGGTTAGTTGCAAGGGCTTCACACAAACCTTCGGAGTAG